In the genome of Halapricum salinum, one region contains:
- a CDS encoding methionine adenosyltransferase: MSQRNIRVKATGESAVEDQDVEIVERKGIGHPDSICDGVAESVSRALAQEYLDRYGTVLHYNTDETQLVAGTAAPAFGGGEVLDPIYLLVVGRATKTYEGQRFPAESIALEAARDYLDETFPDLDVGKDVIVDVKLGEGSGDLQEVFGEEGTVPMANDTSYGVGHAPLTETEQIVLNTERSLNGQYGDENPAVGQDVKVMGKREGDHIDVTVAVAIIDHYVQDMADYRDVIEGVREHVTELAGEYTDRDVTVHVNTADDYEDGAIYLTTTGTSAEQGDDGSVGRGNRANGLITPNRPMSMEATSGKNPVNHIGKIYNLLSTEIAHSVAEQVEGIREVQVRLLSQIGQPIDNPHVADAQLVTEEGVSVGDVEREVEAAIDEELANITDVTKNVIEGKLSTF, encoded by the coding sequence ATGAGTCAGCGGAACATTCGCGTCAAAGCCACAGGAGAAAGCGCAGTCGAAGACCAGGACGTCGAGATCGTCGAGCGAAAGGGGATCGGCCACCCGGACTCGATCTGTGATGGCGTCGCAGAGAGCGTCTCGCGCGCACTCGCACAGGAGTACCTCGACCGCTACGGGACGGTCCTGCACTACAACACCGACGAGACCCAGCTCGTCGCCGGGACGGCCGCGCCCGCCTTCGGCGGCGGCGAAGTTCTCGACCCGATCTATCTCCTCGTGGTCGGCCGCGCGACCAAGACCTACGAGGGGCAGCGCTTCCCCGCCGAATCGATCGCGCTCGAAGCAGCGCGAGACTACCTCGACGAGACGTTCCCCGATCTGGACGTCGGCAAGGACGTCATCGTCGACGTCAAACTCGGCGAAGGCAGCGGTGACCTCCAGGAAGTCTTCGGCGAGGAGGGGACGGTCCCCATGGCCAACGACACCTCCTACGGCGTGGGTCACGCACCGCTGACCGAGACCGAGCAGATCGTGCTCAACACCGAGCGCTCGCTGAACGGTCAGTACGGCGATGAGAACCCCGCAGTCGGCCAGGACGTCAAGGTCATGGGCAAGCGCGAGGGCGACCACATCGACGTGACCGTCGCTGTCGCGATCATCGACCACTACGTCCAGGACATGGCCGACTACCGCGACGTGATCGAGGGCGTTCGTGAGCACGTCACCGAACTCGCAGGCGAGTACACCGACCGCGACGTGACGGTCCACGTCAACACGGCCGACGACTACGAGGACGGTGCGATCTACCTCACGACCACAGGGACCTCTGCCGAGCAGGGCGACGACGGCTCCGTGGGCCGAGGCAATCGCGCGAACGGTCTCATCACGCCGAACCGTCCGATGAGCATGGAAGCCACCTCCGGGAAGAACCCCGTCAACCACATCGGGAAGATCTACAACCTCCTCTCGACGGAGATCGCCCACTCCGTCGCCGAACAGGTCGAGGGTATCCGCGAGGTGCAGGTCCGGCTACTCAGCCAGATCGGTCAGCCGATCGACAACCCCCACGTCGCCGACGCACAGCTCGTGACCGAGGAGGGCGTCTCCGTGGGCGACGTCGAACGTGAAGTCGAGGCCGCCATCGACGAGGAACTGGCGAACATCACCGACGTCACGAAGAACGTCATCGAGGGTAAGCTCTCGACCTTCTAA
- the cyaB gene encoding class IV adenylate cyclase, with amino-acid sequence MYEVEVKVEADLEAVRQRLDELGAEHVDSVEQVDTYYDAPHRDFAATDEAFRVREETVGSDTETRITYKGPLVEADSKTREEFETRVHDGEVMRSIAESLGFDPAATVRKERERYAIREFIVTLDRVDGVGEFVEVETAVETEGEVGPAREQAFDLLRDLGLDPDEQTQTSYLGLLLAGDTQE; translated from the coding sequence ATGTACGAAGTCGAGGTGAAGGTCGAAGCCGACCTCGAAGCCGTCCGCCAGCGACTCGACGAGCTCGGGGCCGAACACGTCGACAGCGTCGAACAGGTCGACACCTACTACGACGCACCCCACCGCGATTTCGCGGCGACAGACGAGGCATTCCGCGTCCGTGAGGAGACTGTTGGAAGCGATACCGAGACGCGGATCACCTACAAGGGACCGCTCGTCGAAGCCGACTCCAAGACCCGCGAGGAGTTCGAGACGCGCGTCCACGACGGCGAAGTCATGCGATCGATCGCCGAGTCGCTGGGATTCGATCCTGCGGCGACCGTCCGTAAAGAGCGTGAGCGATACGCAATCCGAGAATTCATCGTCACGCTCGACCGCGTCGACGGCGTGGGCGAGTTCGTCGAAGTCGAGACTGCCGTCGAAACCGAAGGCGAGGTCGGGCCCGCCCGCGAGCAGGCGTTCGACCTCCTGCGGGACCTCGGACTGGATCCCGACGAGCAGACCCAGACCTCCTATCTTGGCCTCCTCCTCGCTGGGGATACCCAGGAGTAA
- a CDS encoding FKBP-type peptidyl-prolyl cis-trans isomerase, with the protein MSNESEAEEADVDDVEEDVENETADEESEGLQRGDFVELDYTAWTVEGEQLVDTTDPEVAEEEGVGEDQEFGPRTVVLGQGHIFQAVEDDIVGKDVGDSGTVVVSAAEAFGEYDEEEVRTVSANKIPEDDRYPGAHVDVGGEHGHVETIIGGRARVDFNHPLAGEDIEYEYEILREIEDREEKASGLIEMFLDMELDVWFETDTVEEEQLVEPDEDDEDAEPETETVEVEKDTLYIEATPQLTMNQQWMMGKQQIAQQLTQQLDVDRIIVQEEIGGGGMMGGMGGMMGGMGGGDVDIEEAVEDMDLEDEDIDADEIVEELED; encoded by the coding sequence ATGAGTAACGAATCCGAGGCCGAGGAGGCCGACGTGGACGACGTCGAAGAAGACGTCGAGAACGAGACGGCCGATGAAGAGAGCGAGGGACTCCAGCGCGGCGATTTCGTCGAACTCGATTACACCGCCTGGACCGTCGAAGGCGAACAGCTCGTGGACACGACCGACCCCGAGGTCGCCGAGGAAGAGGGCGTCGGTGAGGACCAGGAGTTCGGTCCGCGCACGGTCGTGCTGGGGCAGGGCCACATCTTCCAGGCCGTCGAAGACGACATCGTCGGCAAGGACGTCGGTGACTCCGGGACCGTCGTCGTCTCCGCAGCGGAAGCGTTCGGCGAGTACGACGAGGAAGAGGTCCGCACCGTGAGCGCGAACAAGATCCCCGAAGACGACCGCTACCCCGGTGCGCACGTCGACGTCGGCGGCGAGCACGGTCACGTCGAGACGATCATCGGCGGCCGCGCACGCGTCGACTTCAACCACCCGCTCGCGGGCGAGGACATCGAGTACGAGTACGAGATCCTCCGCGAGATCGAGGACCGCGAGGAGAAAGCCAGCGGCCTCATCGAGATGTTCCTCGACATGGAACTCGACGTCTGGTTCGAGACCGACACCGTCGAGGAAGAGCAGCTCGTCGAACCCGACGAGGACGACGAGGACGCCGAGCCCGAGACTGAAACGGTGGAGGTCGAGAAGGACACCCTCTACATCGAGGCGACGCCGCAGCTCACGATGAACCAGCAGTGGATGATGGGCAAACAGCAGATCGCCCAGCAGCTCACCCAGCAGCTCGATGTCGACCGCATCATCGTCCAGGAGGAGATCGGCGGTGGCGGCATGATGGGCGGCATGGGCGGCATGATGGGCGGTATGGGCGGCGGCGACGTCGACATCGAAGAGGCCGTCGAGGACATGGATCTCGAAGACGAGGATATCGACGCCGACGAGATCGTCGAAGAACTGGAAGACTAA
- a CDS encoding RAD55 family ATPase: MQDRLRTGIDVLDRKLDGGIPAGSIVVLNANPASQAELFLYELTATRGTLYLSLDRSEQAIRDSLSNSPTNTGEPTVRHVSGEAPLDNASKLVSALPETSNLIIDPLNVLEEQEPPSRFRSFMNDLQNHIFNTGSLAVLHCLDGRSVPPLRDTTEHFADVIFNMDTRIQGDEVENQLAIPKFRGGRAPTNVIKLNLVEEVSIDTSRDIA, encoded by the coding sequence ATGCAGGATCGGCTCCGGACCGGGATCGACGTCCTCGATCGCAAGCTCGATGGGGGGATCCCGGCCGGCAGTATCGTCGTCTTGAACGCCAACCCGGCGAGTCAGGCAGAGCTGTTTCTGTACGAACTCACCGCGACGCGCGGGACGCTCTATCTCTCGCTCGATCGGTCGGAACAGGCCATCCGCGACAGCCTCTCGAACTCCCCGACCAACACCGGCGAGCCTACGGTCAGGCACGTCTCCGGGGAAGCACCGCTGGACAACGCCTCGAAACTGGTGAGCGCGCTCCCAGAGACATCGAATCTGATCATCGATCCGCTGAACGTCCTCGAAGAGCAAGAACCGCCGTCGCGGTTCCGTTCGTTCATGAACGACCTCCAGAATCACATCTTCAACACCGGCAGCCTTGCCGTGTTACACTGTCTGGACGGCCGGTCGGTCCCGCCGCTGCGTGACACCACCGAGCACTTCGCGGACGTCATCTTCAACATGGACACGCGGATCCAGGGCGACGAGGTCGAAAACCAGCTCGCGATCCCGAAATTCCGTGGCGGGCGCGCGCCGACCAACGTCATCAAGCTCAACCTCGTCGAAGAGGTCTCCATCGACACGAGCCGGGATATCGCCTAG
- the pyrB gene encoding aspartate carbamoyltransferase has translation MRHDHIISPKQLSREDIEEVLDRAADIAADPSAYGDRHAGKLLGLLFFEPSTRTKMSFTAAIKRLGGDVVDMGPVEYSSVKKGESLADTVRVVEGYADALVLRHPSEGSAKMASEFVDVPLLNGGDGAGQHPTQTLLDLYTIRENAGLDDLTIGVMGDLKYGRTVHSLAHALTNFDAHQHFISPESLRLPRSVRYDLHEAGATIQEHTELEEVLPTLDVLYVTRIQKERFADENEYQKVAGEYQIDAETLEAASDDLSVMHPLPRVDEIDHDIDGTDYATFFEQAHNGVPVRMALLDLLLEDDS, from the coding sequence ATGCGGCACGACCACATTATCAGTCCGAAACAGCTCTCCAGAGAGGACATCGAGGAGGTGCTGGACCGAGCTGCCGACATCGCCGCGGACCCGTCGGCATACGGGGATCGCCACGCCGGGAAGTTGCTGGGCCTGTTGTTCTTCGAGCCGAGTACGCGCACGAAGATGAGTTTCACGGCGGCGATCAAGCGACTCGGCGGCGACGTCGTGGACATGGGACCGGTCGAGTACTCCAGCGTCAAGAAAGGCGAGAGCCTCGCAGACACTGTCCGGGTCGTCGAGGGCTACGCCGACGCGCTCGTGCTTCGCCACCCCAGCGAGGGCTCGGCGAAGATGGCAAGCGAGTTCGTCGACGTCCCACTCCTCAACGGCGGCGACGGTGCCGGACAGCACCCGACGCAGACGCTGCTGGATCTCTATACGATCCGGGAGAACGCGGGGTTGGACGATCTGACGATCGGAGTCATGGGTGATTTGAAGTACGGGCGGACGGTGCACTCGCTGGCACACGCGCTGACGAACTTCGACGCCCATCAGCACTTCATCAGTCCCGAGAGTCTCCGTCTGCCGCGGTCGGTCCGGTACGATCTCCACGAGGCCGGCGCGACGATTCAGGAACACACGGAACTCGAGGAGGTGTTGCCGACGCTGGACGTGCTGTACGTGACCCGGATCCAGAAGGAACGGTTCGCCGACGAGAACGAGTACCAGAAGGTCGCGGGCGAGTACCAGATCGACGCCGAGACGCTCGAAGCTGCCAGCGACGATCTGTCGGTGATGCACCCGCTACCGCGCGTCGACGAGATCGATCACGACATCGACGGTACCGACTACGCCACCTTCTTCGAGCAGGCACATAATGGCGTCCCGGTTCGGATGGCACTGCTCGACCTGCTACTGGAGGACGACTCATGA
- the pyrI gene encoding aspartate carbamoyltransferase regulatory subunit, which yields MSDDQKLRVSKIRNGTVIDHIAGGQALNVLAILGIDGTDGEPISIVMNAPSDRLGTKDIIKVEGRELSEDELDVLSLVAPAASINIIREYDVVDKHVVHRPEEVIGVLECPNQHCITTESEPVDSHFEVLDEGVRCTYCDTIIREDLAAHILAG from the coding sequence ATGAGCGACGACCAGAAACTCCGCGTCAGCAAGATTCGCAACGGTACCGTCATCGACCACATCGCGGGCGGACAGGCGCTGAACGTCCTGGCGATCCTCGGGATCGACGGCACTGACGGCGAGCCGATCAGCATCGTGATGAACGCCCCGAGCGATCGACTCGGAACGAAAGACATCATCAAAGTCGAGGGTCGCGAGCTGAGCGAGGACGAACTCGACGTCCTCTCGCTGGTCGCGCCGGCGGCGTCGATCAACATCATCCGCGAGTACGACGTCGTCGACAAACACGTCGTCCACCGCCCAGAGGAGGTGATCGGCGTGCTAGAGTGTCCGAACCAGCACTGTATCACGACCGAGAGCGAGCCGGTCGACTCACACTTCGAGGTCCTGGACGAGGGCGTCAGGTGCACCTACTGCGATACGATCATCCGTGAAGACCTCGCCGCGCACATCCTGGCTGGCTGA
- a CDS encoding NUDIX hydrolase: MTAVDNLWYLADEADQQAERTYHRLQSAHADVTGFTKTRWVSRPRFRTIAQRIGDNGLPYGSHVLVTRDSGDLLLVRHRDVDMWVLPGGEVDGSETFESAARRELIEEAGIPATFEGLALLGRVEFHGDGHTTWGVLPIYEGSADATDLSVEDPDGEIVDARWFDTLPDDTRDRSVLQSWRED; this comes from the coding sequence ATGACGGCCGTCGACAATCTGTGGTATCTCGCCGACGAAGCCGACCAGCAGGCCGAGCGAACCTACCACCGCCTCCAGTCTGCGCACGCGGACGTCACCGGATTCACCAAGACGCGGTGGGTCTCGCGGCCACGCTTCCGGACGATCGCCCAGCGGATCGGCGACAACGGCCTCCCCTACGGCTCGCACGTGCTCGTGACTCGCGACAGTGGCGACCTCCTGCTCGTCCGCCACCGCGACGTCGACATGTGGGTCCTGCCCGGCGGTGAGGTCGACGGCAGCGAGACTTTCGAGAGTGCCGCTCGGCGCGAACTCATCGAAGAGGCGGGCATCCCGGCGACGTTCGAAGGGCTCGCGCTCCTCGGACGCGTCGAATTCCACGGGGACGGCCACACGACCTGGGGCGTGCTGCCCATCTACGAAGGGAGCGCCGACGCGACAGATCTCTCGGTCGAGGATCCGGACGGTGAGATCGTCGACGCTCGGTGGTTCGACACGCTTCCCGACGACACGCGTGATCGGAGCGTTCTCCAGTCCTGGCGCGAGGATTAG
- a CDS encoding RNA-binding protein, giving the protein MSSVPFHYVDLRTFCYATEDDKRVEDALRTLLPEEFEVQRTESEGHHGDRIVVFSARVENADDVRRVLDRLGELPDDEQARLVSELDERVTANTELFLTLDKQAAFNGRIELGDGIKFRAKVEAYPASKDAAVENASDVLDDL; this is encoded by the coding sequence ATGTCGTCGGTCCCGTTCCACTACGTCGACCTCCGGACGTTCTGTTACGCGACGGAGGACGACAAACGCGTCGAAGACGCACTTCGGACGCTGCTTCCCGAGGAGTTCGAGGTCCAGCGCACCGAGAGCGAAGGCCATCACGGCGACCGGATCGTCGTCTTCTCTGCCCGCGTAGAGAACGCCGACGACGTCCGGCGGGTACTCGATCGACTGGGCGAGTTGCCCGACGACGAGCAGGCACGACTCGTCTCGGAACTGGACGAGCGAGTCACCGCCAACACCGAGCTGTTTCTGACGCTCGATAAACAGGCAGCGTTCAACGGCCGGATCGAACTCGGCGACGGGATCAAGTTCCGTGCGAAAGTCGAGGCCTATCCTGCCTCGAAAGACGCAGCTGTCGAGAACGCGAGCGACGTGCTCGATGATCTCTGA
- a CDS encoding RNase P subunit p30 family protein: MYEGVHADLDGDSTVARMALTASEYGYEGIVVRNHGDALAAYDASAIANEYGIDVVEGVEVRADDPSRASGFVGNHRESKTFLAVHGGSVAMNRFAVEQPAVDVLAHPMVGDGDFNHVLAKAAARNDVHVELSFRRVLRADGGARVQALRDLRKLRELLADAGAPFVVSVDPRSHLQMRSPRDLTALGDVLGFEDATVERGLAAWGKLAERNRTRKSDSFVEPGVSIDDDR; encoded by the coding sequence ATGTACGAGGGCGTCCACGCCGACCTCGACGGTGACAGCACGGTCGCGCGGATGGCGCTAACCGCGAGCGAGTACGGGTACGAGGGGATCGTCGTCCGCAACCACGGCGACGCACTCGCGGCGTACGACGCGTCGGCGATAGCCAACGAATACGGAATCGACGTCGTCGAAGGCGTCGAGGTCAGAGCCGACGACCCCTCGCGGGCGAGCGGGTTCGTCGGCAATCACCGCGAGTCGAAGACCTTCCTCGCCGTCCACGGCGGCAGCGTCGCGATGAATCGCTTCGCAGTCGAACAACCTGCTGTCGACGTGCTGGCGCATCCGATGGTTGGCGACGGCGATTTCAATCACGTTCTAGCCAAAGCAGCGGCGCGAAACGACGTCCACGTCGAACTCTCCTTCCGACGGGTCCTCCGAGCTGACGGCGGCGCACGCGTCCAGGCGTTGCGCGACCTCCGAAAACTCCGGGAACTGCTGGCCGACGCCGGTGCTCCGTTCGTCGTCAGTGTCGACCCCCGAAGCCATCTCCAGATGCGATCACCGCGCGACCTCACGGCACTCGGTGACGTGCTCGGCTTCGAAGACGCGACTGTCGAACGCGGACTTGCTGCGTGGGGCAAACTGGCTGAGCGAAACCGCACCCGCAAGAGTGATTCGTTCGTCGAACCGGGCGTTTCCATCGACGACGACCGTTAA
- a CDS encoding Rpp14/Pop5 family protein — MKHLPKHLRPRWRYLAVSLENWPEADFDRNAFQRHVWFAAQNLLGDVGSAAIDLTVIRFESWDGGAEAIVRVRRGESDRARAVLACLADVDGEAVGLRVRGTSGTVRACEEKYMGGGPERTGQRHVAIGDAERPAVVRDGRVDYRDDDAFTGATLLDTE; from the coding sequence GTGAAACACCTCCCAAAGCATCTCCGCCCGCGCTGGCGCTATCTCGCGGTGTCACTGGAGAACTGGCCCGAAGCCGACTTCGATCGGAACGCCTTCCAGCGTCACGTCTGGTTCGCGGCCCAGAACCTCCTGGGCGATGTCGGCAGCGCCGCGATCGATCTGACCGTGATCCGTTTCGAAAGCTGGGACGGGGGCGCCGAAGCGATCGTCCGTGTCAGGCGCGGTGAGAGCGACCGTGCGCGAGCCGTATTGGCCTGTCTCGCGGACGTCGACGGCGAGGCGGTCGGTCTGCGAGTTCGCGGGACGAGCGGCACGGTCCGGGCCTGTGAAGAAAAGTATATGGGTGGGGGGCCGGAACGAACGGGGCAGAGACACGTCGCGATCGGAGACGCCGAGCGACCGGCTGTCGTCCGTGACGGCCGCGTCGACTACCGCGATGACGACGCGTTCACCGGGGCGACGCTACTCGATACCGAGTAA
- the psmA gene encoding archaeal proteasome endopeptidase complex subunit alpha: protein MQGSQQQQAYDRGITIFSPDGRLYQVEYAREAVKRGTASIGVRTKDGVVLAVDKRIRSPLMERSSVEKIHKADDHIGIASAGHVADARQLIDFARRQAQINQVRYDEPIGVETLTKSVTDHIQQYTQVGGARPFGVALIIAGIADGEPRLYETDPSGTPYEWKALAVGADRGDIREYLEEHYDEEMTLDEGVGLALAALASVNDDQLSPEGIGVATISVDDERFHELSDEEKEEHLEANDILASEDDADDEDESDADEE, encoded by the coding sequence ATGCAGGGAAGCCAACAACAGCAGGCGTACGATCGGGGAATCACCATCTTCTCTCCCGATGGGCGCCTCTATCAGGTCGAGTACGCCCGCGAGGCGGTCAAACGCGGGACAGCGAGCATCGGCGTTCGAACGAAAGACGGCGTCGTGCTGGCGGTCGACAAGCGCATCCGATCGCCGCTGATGGAGCGCTCCTCCGTCGAGAAGATCCACAAGGCCGACGACCATATCGGCATCGCCAGCGCCGGCCACGTCGCCGACGCCCGACAGTTGATCGACTTCGCCCGTCGGCAGGCCCAGATCAATCAGGTCCGCTACGACGAGCCGATCGGCGTCGAGACGCTGACGAAATCGGTCACCGATCACATCCAGCAGTACACCCAGGTCGGGGGCGCGCGCCCGTTCGGCGTCGCGCTGATCATCGCCGGCATCGCCGACGGCGAGCCGCGTCTCTACGAGACTGACCCGTCGGGAACGCCCTACGAATGGAAGGCTCTCGCGGTGGGCGCCGACCGCGGCGACATCCGGGAGTATCTCGAAGAACACTACGACGAGGAGATGACCCTCGACGAGGGCGTCGGTCTCGCGCTGGCGGCGCTGGCGTCGGTCAACGACGATCAGCTTTCGCCGGAAGGAATCGGCGTCGCGACCATCTCCGTCGACGACGAGCGGTTCCACGAACTCTCCGACGAGGAGAAAGAAGAACACCTCGAAGCCAACGATATCCTCGCGAGCGAGGACGACGCAGACGACGAGGACGAGTCCGACGCCGACGAAGAGTAG